A part of Acropora palmata chromosome 8, jaAcrPala1.3, whole genome shotgun sequence genomic DNA contains:
- the LOC141889905 gene encoding retinol dehydrogenase 13-like isoform X2: MSVMASTVSALVWLFYFFESSFGTETSGKEEASSVESISTIFKLIGAVVATIIPLVLIKLYFSGGVCRSKVRLEGKTAIVTGANTGIGKETALDFAKRGAKVILACRDEAKANQAARDIKAETGSDKVLVRVVDLSSFESVRAFAKHVNETEERLDILVNNAGLVGSYHSASKDGYEMIFQVNYLSHFLLTLLLMEKLRKSAPSRIVSVSSKGSEFKIDLQLSVDDFKVSDQKLKFDGVHRYCESKLSQVVFTKELSQRLEGSGVTTYVLHPGAVATEIWRHYPLLQIPPLKQLFGLLMWLTFKDSKQGAQTTIYCSVAEESAGESGLYYMDCKAKKHSNNHIIEDPGVTKKLWEISKSLTGETWKD, from the exons ATGTCAGTCATGGCGTCGACAGTTTCTGCTTTAGTGTGGTTGTTCTACTTTTTCGAGTCCTCATTTGGAACTGAGACGTCAGGCAAAG AGGAAGCGTCGTCAGTTGAAAGTATTTCAACAATCTTCAAGTTAATCGGTGCTGTTGTCGCCACCATTATCCCGCTCGTGTTGATCAAATTGTATTTCAGTGGTGGAGTTTGCAGGAGCAAGGTTCGATTAGAGG GAAAAACTGCAATTGTGACAGGTGCAAATACAGGCATTGGCAAAGAGACAGCTCTGGATTTTGCCAAGAGAGGTGCTAAGGTTATCTTGGCTTGTCGTGATGAGGCAAAGGCAAATCAAGCTGCCAGGGATATCAAAGCAGAAACTGGAAGTGATAAAGTCCTTGTCAGAGTTGTTGATCTTTCTTCATTTGAATCTGTGAGAGCTTTTGCTAAGCATGTAAATGAAACTGAAGAACGGCTGGACATTCTTGTCAACAATGCAGGGCTGGTTGGATCTTATCACAGCGCCTCAAAAGATGGCTATGAAATGATATTTCAAGTGAACTACCTCAGCCATTTTCTGTTGACATTGTTGCTAATGGAGAAATTGAGGAAGTCAGCACCAAGCCGTATTGTTAGTGTCTCCTCAAAGGGCAGTGAATTTAAGATAGATCTCCAGCTTAGTGTGGATGACTTCAAAGTTTCTGATCAGAAATTGAAGTTTGATGGCGTGCACCGTTACTGCGAGTCCAAGCTTTCCCAGGTTGTATTTACCAAGGAGCTTAGCCAGCGACTGGAAG GTTCTGGCGTAACAACTTACGTTCTTCATCCTGGTGCTGTAGCAACAGAAATTTGGCGACACTACCCACTTTTGCAAATACCTCCTCTCAAGCAGCTGTTTGGTCTGCTAATGTGGTTGACATTCAAGGATTCCAAGCAGGGAGCACAGACGACAATCTACTGCTCGGTAGCAGAAGAAAGTGCTGGTGAATCAGGCCTTTACTACATGGATTGCAAGGCTAAGAAACATTCCAACAATCACATTATTGAAGATCCTGGAGTGACAAAGAAGCTGTGGGAAATCAGCAAAAGCTTAACTGGTGAAACCTGGAAAGACTGA
- the LOC141889905 gene encoding retinol dehydrogenase 13-like isoform X1 → MSVMASTVSALVWLFYFFESSFGTETSGKAEEASSVESISTIFKLIGAVVATIIPLVLIKLYFSGGVCRSKVRLEGKTAIVTGANTGIGKETALDFAKRGAKVILACRDEAKANQAARDIKAETGSDKVLVRVVDLSSFESVRAFAKHVNETEERLDILVNNAGLVGSYHSASKDGYEMIFQVNYLSHFLLTLLLMEKLRKSAPSRIVSVSSKGSEFKIDLQLSVDDFKVSDQKLKFDGVHRYCESKLSQVVFTKELSQRLEGSGVTTYVLHPGAVATEIWRHYPLLQIPPLKQLFGLLMWLTFKDSKQGAQTTIYCSVAEESAGESGLYYMDCKAKKHSNNHIIEDPGVTKKLWEISKSLTGETWKD, encoded by the exons ATGTCAGTCATGGCGTCGACAGTTTCTGCTTTAGTGTGGTTGTTCTACTTTTTCGAGTCCTCATTTGGAACTGAGACGTCAGGCAAAG CAGAGGAAGCGTCGTCAGTTGAAAGTATTTCAACAATCTTCAAGTTAATCGGTGCTGTTGTCGCCACCATTATCCCGCTCGTGTTGATCAAATTGTATTTCAGTGGTGGAGTTTGCAGGAGCAAGGTTCGATTAGAGG GAAAAACTGCAATTGTGACAGGTGCAAATACAGGCATTGGCAAAGAGACAGCTCTGGATTTTGCCAAGAGAGGTGCTAAGGTTATCTTGGCTTGTCGTGATGAGGCAAAGGCAAATCAAGCTGCCAGGGATATCAAAGCAGAAACTGGAAGTGATAAAGTCCTTGTCAGAGTTGTTGATCTTTCTTCATTTGAATCTGTGAGAGCTTTTGCTAAGCATGTAAATGAAACTGAAGAACGGCTGGACATTCTTGTCAACAATGCAGGGCTGGTTGGATCTTATCACAGCGCCTCAAAAGATGGCTATGAAATGATATTTCAAGTGAACTACCTCAGCCATTTTCTGTTGACATTGTTGCTAATGGAGAAATTGAGGAAGTCAGCACCAAGCCGTATTGTTAGTGTCTCCTCAAAGGGCAGTGAATTTAAGATAGATCTCCAGCTTAGTGTGGATGACTTCAAAGTTTCTGATCAGAAATTGAAGTTTGATGGCGTGCACCGTTACTGCGAGTCCAAGCTTTCCCAGGTTGTATTTACCAAGGAGCTTAGCCAGCGACTGGAAG GTTCTGGCGTAACAACTTACGTTCTTCATCCTGGTGCTGTAGCAACAGAAATTTGGCGACACTACCCACTTTTGCAAATACCTCCTCTCAAGCAGCTGTTTGGTCTGCTAATGTGGTTGACATTCAAGGATTCCAAGCAGGGAGCACAGACGACAATCTACTGCTCGGTAGCAGAAGAAAGTGCTGGTGAATCAGGCCTTTACTACATGGATTGCAAGGCTAAGAAACATTCCAACAATCACATTATTGAAGATCCTGGAGTGACAAAGAAGCTGTGGGAAATCAGCAAAAGCTTAACTGGTGAAACCTGGAAAGACTGA
- the LOC141889801 gene encoding retinol dehydrogenase 12-like isoform X1 — MNSIIFNRICVLVCFTLVLQPSAGTDSVKAAGDPSSHKTTSTTFKFVAGAAIAISVLVLVKLYCGGGVCRSKARLDGKTAIVTGANTGIGKETALDFAKRGAKVILACRDEAKANQAAKDIIAETGSDKVLVRVVDLSSFESVRAFAKHVNETEERLDILVNNAGLAGSGFTTDGYEIIMQVNYVSHFLLTLLLMEKLRKSAPSRIVNVSSVASTRKDLNLQLNKDYFIALCLGPIQRYSESKLAQVLFTKELSQRLEGSGVTVYSLHPGTVTTEIWRYFPLLQKPLFKQLFGMVTWLTFKDCKQGAQTTIYCSIAKECASESGNYYSDCKTKEHSYKHIIEDPGFRKKLWEISETITGESWKD, encoded by the exons ATGAATAGTATCATCTTCAACCGAATTtgtgttttggtttgttttacTCTCGTTCTTCAGCCTTCAGCTGGGACTGATTCAGTCAAAG CAGCAGGTGACCCGTCGTCTCATAAAACCACTTCCACAACCTTCAAATTTGTCGCTGGGGCAGCTATTGCAATTTCTGTGTTAGTCCTCGTCAAGTTGTACTGCGGCGGTGGAGTTTGTAGGAGCAAAGCCCGATTAGATG GCAAAACTGCGATTGTGACTGGTGCAAATACAGGCATTGGCAAAGAGACAGCTCTGGATTTTGCCAAGAGAGGTGCTAAGGTTATCTTGGCTTGTCGTGATGAGGCAAAGGCAAATCAAGCTGCCAAGGATATCATAGCAGAAACTGGAAGTGATAAAGTCCTTGTCAGAGTTGTTGATCTTTCTTCATTTGAATCTGTGAGAGCTTTTGCTAAGCATGTAAATGAAACAGAGGAGCGGCTGGACATTCTTGTCAACAATGCAGGGCTGGCTGGATCCGGTTTCACAACAGATGGTTATGAAATTATAATGCAAGTGAATTATGTCAGCCATTTTCTGTTGACCTTGTTGCTTATGGAGAAATTGAGGAAGTCAGCCCCAAGTCGCATTGTAAATGTGTCATCAGTGGCAAGCACCAGGAAAGATTTAAACCTGCAGCTGAATAAAGATTACTTTATTGCGCTATGTTTGGGTCCAATTCAGCGCTACTCTGAATCAAAATTAGCGCAAGTCTTGTTCACAAAGGAGCTAAGCCAGCGATTGGAAG GCTCAGGGGTGACGGTATATTCTCTACATCCTGGTACTGTAACAACGGAAATTTGGCGTTACTTCCCACTGTTACAGAAACCTCTGTTTAAGCAGCTGTTTGGTATGGTAACATGGTTGACATTCAAGGATTGCAAGCAGGGAGCGCAGACGACAATCTACTGCTCAATAGCAAAAGAGTGTGCTAGTGAGTCTGGCAATTACTACAGTGACTGCAAAACAAAGGAGCATTCTTACAAACACATCATTGAAGATCCTGGTTTCAGAAAGAAGCTATGGGAAATCAGTGAGACTATAACTGGTGAAAGCTGGAAAGACTGA
- the LOC141889801 gene encoding retinol dehydrogenase 12-like isoform X2 — protein MNSIIFNRICVLVCFTLVLQPSAGTDSVKAGDPSSHKTTSTTFKFVAGAAIAISVLVLVKLYCGGGVCRSKARLDGKTAIVTGANTGIGKETALDFAKRGAKVILACRDEAKANQAAKDIIAETGSDKVLVRVVDLSSFESVRAFAKHVNETEERLDILVNNAGLAGSGFTTDGYEIIMQVNYVSHFLLTLLLMEKLRKSAPSRIVNVSSVASTRKDLNLQLNKDYFIALCLGPIQRYSESKLAQVLFTKELSQRLEGSGVTVYSLHPGTVTTEIWRYFPLLQKPLFKQLFGMVTWLTFKDCKQGAQTTIYCSIAKECASESGNYYSDCKTKEHSYKHIIEDPGFRKKLWEISETITGESWKD, from the exons ATGAATAGTATCATCTTCAACCGAATTtgtgttttggtttgttttacTCTCGTTCTTCAGCCTTCAGCTGGGACTGATTCAGTCAAAG CAGGTGACCCGTCGTCTCATAAAACCACTTCCACAACCTTCAAATTTGTCGCTGGGGCAGCTATTGCAATTTCTGTGTTAGTCCTCGTCAAGTTGTACTGCGGCGGTGGAGTTTGTAGGAGCAAAGCCCGATTAGATG GCAAAACTGCGATTGTGACTGGTGCAAATACAGGCATTGGCAAAGAGACAGCTCTGGATTTTGCCAAGAGAGGTGCTAAGGTTATCTTGGCTTGTCGTGATGAGGCAAAGGCAAATCAAGCTGCCAAGGATATCATAGCAGAAACTGGAAGTGATAAAGTCCTTGTCAGAGTTGTTGATCTTTCTTCATTTGAATCTGTGAGAGCTTTTGCTAAGCATGTAAATGAAACAGAGGAGCGGCTGGACATTCTTGTCAACAATGCAGGGCTGGCTGGATCCGGTTTCACAACAGATGGTTATGAAATTATAATGCAAGTGAATTATGTCAGCCATTTTCTGTTGACCTTGTTGCTTATGGAGAAATTGAGGAAGTCAGCCCCAAGTCGCATTGTAAATGTGTCATCAGTGGCAAGCACCAGGAAAGATTTAAACCTGCAGCTGAATAAAGATTACTTTATTGCGCTATGTTTGGGTCCAATTCAGCGCTACTCTGAATCAAAATTAGCGCAAGTCTTGTTCACAAAGGAGCTAAGCCAGCGATTGGAAG GCTCAGGGGTGACGGTATATTCTCTACATCCTGGTACTGTAACAACGGAAATTTGGCGTTACTTCCCACTGTTACAGAAACCTCTGTTTAAGCAGCTGTTTGGTATGGTAACATGGTTGACATTCAAGGATTGCAAGCAGGGAGCGCAGACGACAATCTACTGCTCAATAGCAAAAGAGTGTGCTAGTGAGTCTGGCAATTACTACAGTGACTGCAAAACAAAGGAGCATTCTTACAAACACATCATTGAAGATCCTGGTTTCAGAAAGAAGCTATGGGAAATCAGTGAGACTATAACTGGTGAAAGCTGGAAAGACTGA
- the LOC141890856 gene encoding transmembrane protein 145-like, with protein sequence MKYTVKNQCCPVLAYYNEQSWKTAHEEENAYCQSKIILADGVIPFQNVSGSNDIGNFTTECFEDNYFNIRQCPGTLRLTSTVKTRWSFVFSDCNSTEGLSMYYELNFSRGFFWEENDEGELSNFHSIHLIPFIATLLGFALSLYGACQLHQKKMLHRAYKLFTASLGSEFAALLFDLVHVISKRIIFSIAAITGAFHSLSELLLQILIVLIAFGWTMTKPRLREDLQIQLRLFFFVYAVIYGLCFFCSTTEFFHFDLELASWLSQSIKYIGIAWRLLTCLIFVYGAYTTVKENPQKKKLYLPFVVFFSLWFIAPSVSLLLSLVLNFMNLHTLHRLNFFLCFLGYSGIFYIMWPTKVSTHFPFLSRSNEVQAQPPLDVNQLPDNFQQLSTYSQNFKYIPTSFPESTF encoded by the coding sequence ATGAAGTACACAGTTAAGAATCAATGCTGCCCAGTTCTGGCGTATTACAACGAACAATCGTGGAAAACAGCACACGAGGAGGAAAATGCGTACTGCCAATCCAAGATAATCCTCGCGGATGGTGTAATTCCATTTCAAAATGTCTCGGGAAGCAATGACATTGGCAACTTCACCACAGAGTGCTTTGAAGACAATTATTTCAACATTCGGCAATGCCCGGGAACTCTTCGGTTGACTTCGACTGTTAAGACGAGGTGGTCGTTTGTGTTCAGCGATTGTAATAGTACCGAGGGATTATCCATGTACTACGAGCTTAATTTCTCAAGAGGATTCTTCTGGGAAGAGAATGATGAAGGAGAATTGTCGAACTTTCATTCCATTCATCTCATCCCCTTTATTGCTACTCTATTGGGATTTGCTCTAAGTTTATATGGTGCGTGTCAGCTTCATCAAAAAAAGATGCTTCACCGCGCGTATAAACTCTTCACGGCCTCTCTCGGTAGTGAGTTTGCGGCTTTACTTTTTGACTTAGTTCATGTCATCTCCAAAAGGATCATTTTCTCCATTGCAGCCATCACTGGTGCTTTCCACTCTTTAAGTGAGCTTCTCCTTCAAATTCTTATTGTTCTTATTGCTTTTGGATGGACCATGACTAAGCCTCGTCTAAGGGAAGACCTTCAAATACAACTTCGACTGTTCTTCTTTGTCTATGCTGTGATTTACGGTCTTTGCTTTTTCTGCTCAACCAcagaatttttccattttgatcTTGAACTGGCTAGCTGGCTGAGCCAAAGTATAAAATACATCGGAATTGCCTGGAGGCTTCTGACTTGCCTGATCTTCGTCTATGGCGCTTACACTACAGTCAAAGAAAATCcgcagaaaaagaaattatacTTACCCTTCGTagtattcttttctttatggTTCATAGCTCCTTCTGTGAGCTTGCTGCTGAGTTTGGTTCTCAATTTTATGAACTTGCACACACTTCATCgcctcaatttttttctttgttttttgggATATAGTGGAATTTTTTACATCATGTGGCCGACGAAAGTTAGCACACATTTCCCGTTTCTTTCACGAAGTAATGAAGTGCAAGCACAGCCTCCACTCGATGTTAATCAACTGCCTGACAACTTTCAACAATTGAGTACATACTCACAAAACTTTAAATACATACCAACATCTTTTCCAGAATCAACATTTTAA